The Flavobacterium commune genome contains a region encoding:
- a CDS encoding RagB/SusD family nutrient uptake outer membrane protein — MKIAFKNISYFFLLILGLNMALTSCTNDLEVTPKDDDEFLSETFFENPESYKQVLAKLYAGLYVGGNDGDGSADIAGIGGDFSSYLRLLFVVQEFPTDEAIIAWADGTLPTLNTQNWSPANEFLAGTFSRAFYQISVANEFLRQTTDEKLNSRGVDASLKAEIATFRAEARFLRAFSYYNLMDLFGNVPITTENDPVGFFYPEQKTRAEVFAFIESELKDLDNSLAASRTNEYGRVDKTAAKFLLAQIYLNSKVYTGTERFNEAGTVCADIINNSGYTFANVPYRYLFSADNNTNGAQNEFIFPIVSDGNAIRATGGGMSFILHASIGGSMDAASRGMDGGWQGIRTRKELVQLFPDATATADKRGTFYTDGQTLDIANVGTFTNGYAVTKYINKKADGSAAQRNDIPDTDFPMYRLSDVYLMYAEATVRGASSGNIATAVGYINQLRDRADAASISASDLTLDFILDERGRELFWECHRRTDLIRFGKFTGGSKIWQWKGGTANGSATESYRDLMPIPSRIIQANPTLEQNTGYVN; from the coding sequence ATGAAAATAGCATTTAAAAATATATCTTATTTTTTCCTATTGATTTTAGGGTTAAATATGGCGCTTACTTCGTGTACCAACGACTTAGAAGTAACTCCAAAAGATGACGATGAATTTTTATCGGAAACGTTTTTTGAAAATCCTGAATCTTACAAACAAGTATTGGCTAAGCTATATGCGGGTTTGTATGTAGGAGGAAATGATGGAGACGGATCAGCAGATATTGCCGGAATTGGAGGTGATTTCAGTAGTTATTTAAGACTGCTTTTTGTAGTGCAGGAATTCCCTACTGACGAAGCTATTATTGCCTGGGCCGACGGAACTTTACCTACATTAAACACTCAAAACTGGTCTCCTGCCAATGAGTTTTTAGCAGGAACTTTTTCAAGAGCTTTCTATCAAATTAGTGTGGCGAATGAATTTTTAAGACAAACAACCGATGAGAAATTAAACAGCAGAGGTGTTGATGCAAGCTTAAAAGCTGAAATTGCCACTTTTAGAGCCGAGGCTCGTTTTTTAAGAGCTTTCTCCTACTACAATTTGATGGATTTATTCGGAAATGTACCTATCACAACTGAGAATGATCCTGTTGGGTTTTTCTATCCGGAACAAAAAACCAGAGCCGAAGTCTTTGCTTTTATCGAATCAGAATTAAAAGACTTAGATAATAGTCTTGCGGCTTCAAGAACAAATGAATATGGTAGAGTAGATAAAACGGCAGCTAAATTTTTATTGGCACAAATTTATTTGAATTCTAAAGTTTATACAGGAACCGAAAGATTTAATGAGGCAGGTACTGTATGTGCTGACATCATCAACAATTCCGGATATACTTTTGCGAATGTTCCTTATCGTTATTTATTCTCTGCTGATAATAATACGAATGGTGCTCAAAACGAATTTATTTTTCCAATTGTAAGTGACGGAAATGCCATTAGAGCTACTGGTGGTGGTATGAGTTTTATTCTACATGCCTCTATTGGAGGAAGTATGGATGCTGCTTCCAGAGGTATGGACGGAGGATGGCAGGGAATCAGAACCCGTAAAGAGCTTGTACAGCTTTTCCCGGATGCTACTGCCACTGCTGATAAACGAGGTACTTTTTATACTGATGGACAAACACTGGATATTGCTAATGTGGGAACTTTTACAAATGGATATGCGGTTACTAAATACATCAACAAAAAAGCGGATGGTTCTGCTGCCCAAAGAAATGATATTCCGGATACTGATTTTCCAATGTATCGATTATCTGATGTGTATTTAATGTATGCCGAAGCAACTGTTAGAGGAGCATCTTCAGGAAATATTGCGACAGCTGTGGGTTATATCAACCAACTGAGAGACAGAGCTGATGCTGCATCAATAAGTGCATCCGACTTAACTCTTGATTTTATTTTAGATGAAAGAGGAAGAGAATTATTCTGGGAATGCCATAGAAGAACCGATTTGATTCGTTTTGGAAAATTCACCGGAGGAAGTAAAATCTGGCAATGGAAAGGCGGAACAGCAAATGGTTCTGCAACCGAATCTTATAGAGATTTAATGCCAATTCCTTCCCGAATTATTCAGGCAAATCCAACATTGGAACAAAATACAGGCTACGTAAACTAA
- a CDS encoding SusC/RagA family TonB-linked outer membrane protein, with protein sequence MKNSMYYILLLCNMLFIVPNLVAQTATKKISGLVVDQKGEPLIGASVLIKGTTIGTITDVNGAFTLPLSGNSAVLQFSFIGFTSKEVPANGQDLRVVLTEDFSELKEVVVQVGYGTVKKKDATGSVSQISAKEFNKGVNVTPESLISGRISGVNVTGGGAPGAKADIRIRGGSSLSASNEPLIVLDGLPLSNAVPSGATSILSTIDPNDIESFTVLKDASAAAIYGSRAANGVIVITTKKGTKGGVKVNFSSQLGVNTVANQVDVLSADQFRALVNEKGSDAQKALLGTANTNWQDEIFHTSLTMNNNISVSGALFNKLPIRLSVGNVDNSGLLRNTSFERTTTSISLNPVLFDNHLRIDISGNMSFGKNQFQDEGAVIGSAIGFDPTQPVYDANSRYGGYFEWLEPNGNLPLLPARNPVSRLNQDERRATSTRKWGNVRLDYKLHFFEDLRVVAEAGIDRFDSKGYTEVSTQSPLGFQPNAFSSGNWVNLGNYSSYTDMLQNKNLNTYFNYTKDVGKFKIDATAGYNYQLFQKEKYESGETRQPNPKEDVITDPNINLQSYFGRLNLGYDSRYLLTLNYRRDGTSRFSEANRWGNFSGAAFAWNVAEESFLKDNETLSSLKLRVGYGTTGQQDISAQYDYLQRVTLGTISSQYIFGNTVYSTARPEGYNENIKWEELAETNVGIDYGFFNDRITGSINYFDKKSTDLLAEIAVPDGANIRNQGFFNIGSVRTKGVEFNIQSDIIKNDNLTWNLAFNTTYIDQKIDQLGITVPGFQGYFTGDNIAGGGGNKIQINSVGFTPNSFFVYEQLYDANKKPIAGAYVDRNNDGTLNDGDRYRANKPAPDYTFGLFSTVNYKNFDFTMNWRASLGNYIFDNVSSNLGYSDAGLRRQTDLSNVSTDYLNTGFTFEDNGTSRYLSDYYVKDASFIKLDNITLGYSFDKKLFKAASVRFTAGVQNVLVLTKYNGLDPEKFNGIDNNVYPRARTFLFGVNANF encoded by the coding sequence ATGAAAAACAGTATGTATTACATTTTACTATTATGTAACATGCTATTTATTGTACCAAACCTAGTTGCCCAAACTGCAACTAAAAAGATTTCCGGTCTTGTTGTAGATCAAAAAGGAGAACCGCTAATTGGGGCAAGTGTATTAATCAAAGGAACAACTATTGGTACAATAACAGATGTAAATGGCGCATTTACTTTACCGCTATCAGGCAACTCTGCTGTATTGCAATTTTCTTTTATTGGATTTACTTCAAAAGAAGTACCCGCTAATGGACAAGATCTTAGAGTAGTACTAACCGAAGATTTTAGCGAATTAAAAGAAGTAGTAGTACAGGTGGGTTATGGTACGGTGAAGAAAAAAGACGCAACGGGTTCAGTATCCCAAATCTCTGCTAAAGAATTTAATAAAGGAGTCAATGTAACTCCGGAAAGTTTAATTAGCGGTCGTATTTCGGGGGTTAATGTAACTGGCGGAGGAGCTCCTGGTGCAAAAGCAGACATTAGAATCCGTGGCGGTTCGTCTTTATCAGCGTCGAATGAGCCTTTAATTGTATTGGACGGACTTCCGTTGAGTAATGCAGTGCCAAGCGGTGCTACCAGTATTCTTTCTACAATTGATCCAAATGACATTGAATCTTTTACTGTTTTGAAAGATGCTTCTGCAGCGGCAATTTACGGTTCGCGTGCAGCCAATGGGGTAATTGTAATTACTACTAAAAAAGGAACAAAAGGCGGCGTGAAAGTAAACTTTAGTTCTCAGTTAGGTGTTAATACTGTGGCCAATCAAGTGGATGTTTTAAGTGCTGATCAGTTTCGGGCTTTAGTAAATGAGAAAGGTTCTGATGCTCAAAAAGCTTTATTAGGAACAGCAAATACGAATTGGCAGGATGAAATTTTCCATACCTCATTGACAATGAATAACAACATCTCCGTAAGTGGTGCTTTGTTTAATAAATTACCAATACGTTTATCTGTGGGAAATGTTGATAATTCAGGGCTTTTAAGAAATACTTCTTTTGAAAGAACTACAACTTCTATCTCTTTGAATCCTGTTTTATTTGATAATCATTTAAGAATTGATATTAGCGGAAATATGTCTTTCGGTAAAAATCAATTTCAGGATGAAGGAGCTGTAATTGGAAGCGCCATTGGTTTTGATCCAACACAGCCGGTTTATGATGCCAATTCTCGTTATGGTGGTTATTTTGAATGGTTAGAACCTAATGGAAATTTACCTTTATTACCAGCAAGAAATCCTGTATCAAGACTAAATCAGGATGAAAGAAGAGCTACTTCTACCCGAAAATGGGGAAATGTTAGATTGGATTATAAATTGCATTTCTTTGAAGATTTAAGAGTAGTTGCTGAAGCAGGTATTGATAGATTTGATAGCAAAGGATATACCGAAGTAAGTACGCAAAGTCCTTTAGGATTTCAGCCGAATGCTTTTAGCTCAGGAAACTGGGTCAATTTAGGAAATTACTCCAGTTATACTGATATGCTTCAAAATAAAAACTTAAATACCTACTTTAATTACACTAAAGATGTAGGCAAGTTTAAAATTGATGCTACGGCGGGTTATAACTACCAATTATTCCAAAAAGAAAAATACGAATCCGGAGAAACCAGACAGCCAAATCCTAAAGAAGATGTTATTACTGATCCGAATATCAATCTTCAATCTTATTTTGGACGTTTGAATTTAGGGTATGACAGCCGTTATTTATTGACATTAAACTATAGACGAGACGGAACTTCCCGTTTTTCTGAAGCTAACCGATGGGGTAATTTCTCAGGAGCTGCTTTTGCATGGAATGTTGCCGAAGAATCTTTCTTAAAAGACAATGAAACTTTATCAAGCTTGAAATTAAGAGTAGGTTATGGAACAACAGGACAACAGGACATTTCGGCTCAGTATGATTACTTACAAAGAGTTACACTGGGTACTATAAGCTCACAGTATATTTTTGGAAACACAGTTTATTCAACTGCCAGACCGGAAGGTTATAATGAAAATATTAAATGGGAAGAATTGGCCGAGACTAACGTAGGTATTGATTATGGTTTCTTTAACGACAGAATTACAGGATCTATCAATTATTTTGATAAAAAATCGACTGATTTATTAGCTGAAATTGCAGTTCCTGACGGAGCGAATATTAGAAATCAAGGTTTCTTTAATATTGGTAGCGTGAGAACCAAAGGAGTTGAATTTAATATTCAGTCGGATATTATTAAAAATGATAATCTGACCTGGAACTTGGCTTTCAACACCACTTATATCGATCAAAAAATTGACCAATTAGGAATAACCGTTCCTGGTTTCCAAGGTTATTTTACAGGAGATAATATCGCTGGTGGTGGTGGAAATAAAATCCAAATTAACTCGGTAGGATTTACACCTAATTCATTTTTTGTTTATGAACAATTATATGATGCTAACAAAAAACCAATTGCAGGAGCTTATGTTGATCGAAATAATGATGGAACATTAAATGATGGCGATCGTTATAGAGCTAACAAACCGGCACCTGACTATACATTTGGTTTATTCTCAACTGTAAACTACAAAAATTTTGACTTTACCATGAACTGGAGAGCCAGTTTAGGCAACTATATTTTTGATAACGTGAGTTCTAATTTGGGCTATTCGGATGCAGGTTTAAGAAGACAAACCGATTTATCAAACGTAAGTACCGATTACCTGAATACAGGTTTCACTTTTGAAGATAACGGTACTTCCAGATACTTATCTGACTATTATGTAAAAGATGCTTCTTTTATAAAATTGGACAACATCACTCTGGGATACTCCTTTGATAAAAAACTATTTAAAGCGGCTTCAGTACGATTTACAGCGGGAGTTCAAAACGTTCTTGTACTTACAAAATACAACGGTTTAGACCCGGAGAAATTCAACGGAATTGATAATAATGTATATCCGAGAGCAAGAACTTTCTTGTTTGGTGTTAATGCGAATTTCTAA
- a CDS encoding SusE domain-containing protein, with protein sequence MKNIYKIIIALISILAVSCNADDVDNRPILESVSAPEMTLPVTGKTFVLTEENAEDEADLFKWNPAAYSHDVVVSYSLLMDVKDGDFANAQTLASTSDISQASISVKTLNQAAIELGAVPGTAKLFDVKVKCNVSGSTAMETEETITISITAYSGLVTYPFTDWYLVGDATVAGWDNNKGNQPLFRSGVNPKLYKYTGYFKAGYFKVISTLGKWAPMYGGAGGNLAYRATDADGDPASFNIPTAGYYTFAIDTQTLTYTLNPYDASAATVHATIGLIGSSRTGTEAGWNDDTDMVQSTFDPHIWTLTISLFDGKAKFRANNAWDVNWGGDKAFSGYPGNGTGGGDIPVAKSKYKVYFNDLDGSYLMIPNQQ encoded by the coding sequence TTGAAAAATATATATAAAATTATAATCGCGTTGATTAGCATCTTAGCAGTTTCATGTAACGCTGATGATGTTGACAATAGACCAATTCTTGAGAGTGTTTCAGCTCCCGAAATGACCTTACCTGTAACAGGAAAAACATTTGTACTTACCGAAGAAAATGCTGAGGATGAAGCCGATTTGTTCAAATGGAATCCAGCAGCATATTCTCATGATGTAGTAGTTAGTTATTCATTACTGATGGATGTAAAAGATGGCGATTTTGCCAATGCTCAAACATTAGCAAGTACAAGTGATATTAGTCAGGCATCCATTAGTGTTAAAACGCTAAATCAGGCCGCAATCGAATTGGGGGCAGTTCCAGGAACAGCTAAGTTGTTTGATGTAAAGGTAAAATGCAATGTTTCCGGAAGTACAGCAATGGAAACGGAAGAAACTATTACCATCAGTATTACTGCTTATTCCGGATTAGTAACTTATCCGTTTACCGACTGGTATCTGGTAGGTGATGCTACAGTTGCGGGATGGGATAATAATAAAGGAAACCAACCGCTGTTTAGAAGCGGAGTAAACCCTAAATTATATAAATATACCGGTTATTTCAAAGCGGGTTATTTCAAAGTAATTTCAACTTTAGGGAAATGGGCTCCTATGTATGGAGGTGCAGGAGGAAACTTAGCGTACAGAGCTACAGATGCCGATGGCGACCCTGCAAGTTTCAACATCCCAACAGCGGGCTATTATACTTTTGCAATAGATACCCAAACCTTGACTTATACTTTGAATCCTTATGATGCTTCGGCAGCAACCGTGCATGCAACCATTGGATTAATAGGGTCTTCAAGAACAGGAACTGAAGCAGGATGGAACGATGATACTGATATGGTTCAATCTACTTTTGACCCTCATATCTGGACACTTACAATCAGCTTATTTGACGGTAAAGCTAAGTTTAGAGCTAACAATGCCTGGGATGTAAACTGGGGAGGTGATAAAGCTTTTTCAGGATATCCTGGAAACGGAACTGGTGGCGGAGATATTCCGGTAGCCAAATCAAAATACAAAGTCTATTTTAATGATTTAGACGGAAGTTATCTGATGATTCCTAATCAGCAATAA